Proteins from a genomic interval of Oceanispirochaeta crateris:
- the manA gene encoding mannose-6-phosphate isomerase, class I, translating into MIMKMINRLQDYPWGSKHFLQDLLGLEKTGPLAELWMGIHPRGMSQVELKGRAPLDLKDYIGNDPDAVLGSSVHQNFGNLPYLLKLLAAGEPLSIQAHPSKGQAEAGFAYENEQGIPLDGFNRNYKDDNHKPEIICALGDYWAMKGFRSPLQILSYFSSWCPESLQPLLFSESAEDESLFLKSFFISLMNLKEPQLSELLTAALSWCALQEDDACHWVLKLQDKYPGDRGILAPLYLNTLCLKEGEALYLPAGELHAYLEGFGVELMANSDNVLRGGLTQKYMDIGELEKILRFESADITRIVPERSADGTGVYKTDSREFELVALDCDGSSLSLEAGYPVSILIVVQGGLTLREAVESVSLSPGESCFLSYSDSPRIIEGSGKAFIARIPLP; encoded by the coding sequence ATGATAATGAAGATGATAAACAGACTCCAGGACTACCCCTGGGGGTCAAAACACTTTCTTCAGGATTTGCTGGGACTTGAAAAGACAGGTCCTCTGGCTGAGCTCTGGATGGGAATTCATCCTCGGGGAATGTCCCAGGTTGAATTGAAAGGACGTGCTCCTTTAGATCTGAAAGACTATATTGGCAACGATCCTGATGCTGTTCTGGGTAGCAGTGTTCATCAGAACTTTGGAAACCTGCCTTATTTGCTTAAACTGCTGGCAGCCGGTGAACCTCTTTCCATACAGGCACACCCGAGTAAGGGACAAGCCGAGGCCGGTTTCGCCTATGAGAACGAACAGGGAATCCCCTTAGATGGGTTTAATCGCAATTACAAGGATGATAACCACAAGCCTGAAATCATCTGTGCCCTAGGGGATTACTGGGCTATGAAAGGGTTTCGTTCTCCCCTCCAAATCCTGTCCTATTTCTCTTCCTGGTGTCCCGAGTCCCTTCAGCCTTTGCTTTTCAGTGAATCGGCGGAGGATGAATCGCTATTTTTGAAATCTTTCTTTATATCCCTCATGAACCTCAAAGAGCCTCAACTGTCAGAGCTTCTCACGGCAGCACTGTCATGGTGTGCCCTTCAGGAAGATGATGCCTGTCACTGGGTTTTGAAACTCCAGGACAAATATCCGGGAGACCGGGGAATCCTGGCACCTCTTTACCTCAATACCCTTTGCCTGAAAGAGGGAGAAGCTCTCTATCTTCCCGCAGGAGAACTCCATGCCTATCTGGAAGGCTTTGGTGTAGAACTTATGGCAAATTCGGATAATGTCCTTCGGGGCGGGCTGACCCAAAAATACATGGACATCGGTGAACTTGAAAAAATCTTGCGTTTTGAATCGGCGGATATCACCAGAATTGTCCCCGAAAGAAGCGCAGACGGAACGGGAGTATACAAAACGGACTCCCGTGAGTTTGAGCTGGTTGCCCTAGATTGTGATGGTTCATCCCTCTCTTTAGAGGCGGGGTACCCCGTTTCAATACTGATTGTCGTCCAGGGGGGGCTGACTTTGAGAGAGGCCGTCGAATCTGTTAGTCTCAGCCCCGGAGAGTCCTGTTTCCTTAGCTACTCTGATTCACCCAGAATCATTGAAGGTTCCGGGAAGGCCTTTATTGCCAGGATTCCTCTTCCATGA
- a CDS encoding DNA topoisomerase IV subunit B, whose product MSAKKTSYDESKIKTLSSLEHIRLRSGMYIGRLGNGNNPDDGIYILIKEVVDNAIDEFIMGYGNRIDISLQDHKVQVRDHGRGIPLGKIVECVSIINTGAKYNDDVFQFSVGLNGVGTKAVNALSSYFLVRAYRDGKFAEAIFERGNLVSQKKGNAPEVADGTFVEFIPDTEIFGEYNFTEEFLEQRCWNYACLNKGLRIYFNKQKFESKRGLWDLLHSEVGDDIIYDIGYHQSEKIEFAFTHNHVYGESYFSFVNGQYTSDGGTHLSAFREGLLKGVNDFFKKNYSGQDVREGMAGAIAVKIKDPVFESQTKNKLGNSDIRSWIVNETKAGIVDFLHKNSDAASAMENKIINNEKFRKELNAVKKEAKAAAKKISLNIPKLKDCKYHRPDGDKGRDSTIFITEGQSATGSMVSCRDVYLQAIYSLRGKPWNTYGKKQADIYRNEELYNLMMALGIENSIDDLRYDKIVVATDADNDGFHIRNLLLTFFLNYFEELVQAGHMYILETPLFRVRNKKQTIYCYNEAERDKAMESLRGNEVTRFKGLGEISPNEFGQFIGEDMRIVPVNIKSMKETSGILEFYMGKNTPDRRKYIMENLV is encoded by the coding sequence ATGAGTGCCAAAAAGACTAGTTATGATGAAAGCAAAATAAAAACCCTTAGTTCTCTGGAACACATCCGTCTCCGATCTGGAATGTACATCGGAAGACTGGGCAACGGGAATAATCCGGATGACGGAATATATATATTGATCAAGGAAGTCGTAGATAATGCTATTGATGAATTCATCATGGGCTACGGCAATAGAATTGATATTTCTCTTCAGGATCATAAGGTTCAGGTCAGGGATCACGGTCGTGGAATCCCTCTGGGTAAAATTGTCGAATGTGTTTCAATCATCAACACGGGAGCAAAGTATAACGATGATGTTTTCCAGTTTTCGGTAGGTCTTAACGGAGTGGGTACAAAGGCAGTGAATGCTCTGTCTTCCTATTTTCTTGTTCGGGCTTACAGAGATGGTAAATTTGCAGAGGCTATATTTGAAAGGGGAAATCTCGTTTCCCAAAAGAAAGGAAATGCTCCGGAAGTAGCCGATGGAACCTTTGTTGAGTTTATTCCTGATACGGAGATTTTTGGAGAATATAACTTCACCGAAGAATTTTTGGAACAGAGGTGCTGGAACTATGCCTGCCTGAACAAAGGGCTGCGCATTTATTTTAACAAACAGAAGTTTGAATCCAAACGTGGTCTTTGGGACCTGCTCCATTCAGAAGTGGGAGATGATATTATCTATGATATCGGGTATCACCAGTCCGAAAAAATTGAGTTCGCCTTTACTCATAATCATGTTTATGGTGAAAGCTATTTTTCGTTTGTGAATGGACAGTATACTTCCGATGGAGGTACTCACCTCAGTGCGTTCCGGGAAGGTTTGCTCAAGGGAGTCAATGATTTTTTCAAGAAGAATTATTCCGGTCAGGATGTCAGAGAAGGGATGGCAGGAGCCATAGCTGTCAAAATCAAAGACCCGGTTTTTGAGAGTCAGACAAAGAACAAGCTTGGAAACTCAGACATCCGGAGTTGGATTGTCAATGAAACAAAGGCGGGAATTGTCGATTTTCTGCATAAGAATAGTGATGCGGCATCAGCCATGGAAAATAAAATCATCAACAATGAGAAATTCCGCAAAGAGTTGAATGCCGTCAAGAAGGAAGCTAAGGCTGCGGCCAAAAAAATATCCCTAAATATCCCTAAATTGAAAGACTGCAAGTATCATAGACCAGATGGTGATAAAGGACGGGATTCCACTATCTTTATTACAGAAGGTCAGTCGGCAACAGGGTCCATGGTTTCCTGCCGTGATGTTTACCTTCAAGCCATTTATTCTCTGCGGGGAAAACCGTGGAATACCTACGGAAAGAAACAAGCGGATATCTACAGAAACGAAGAGCTATACAACCTGATGATGGCCCTTGGAATCGAAAATTCTATTGATGATTTGCGATACGATAAAATTGTTGTGGCAACCGATGCGGATAATGATGGTTTTCATATCAGAAACCTGTTGCTTACATTTTTTCTCAACTACTTTGAAGAGCTGGTGCAGGCCGGGCATATGTATATTCTTGAAACGCCTCTGTTCCGGGTTCGGAACAAGAAGCAAACCATCTATTGTTATAATGAGGCCGAAAGGGATAAGGCAATGGAATCTCTTCGTGGGAATGAAGTCACCCGTTTTAAGGGTCTAGGGGAGATTTCTCCCAATGAATTCGGTCAGTTTATCGGTGAGGATATGAGAATTGTTCCGGTCAATATCAAATCCATGAAGGAAACCAGCGGAATCCTCGAGTTCTATATGGGCAAAAATACGCCGGATAGACGCAAATACATAATGGAGAACCTCGTCTGA
- a CDS encoding galactokinase, with product MKKSEILNQVENGKLNPLFEELYGPEDLDWQKNRWGDLVKKHEALYGEQDIRLFSTPGRTELGGNHTDHNRGRVLAGSINLDTIAAVSLTGDDNITIDSEGYPPVRVDISDLWVHEDEKGKTEALVRGIAAYFKERGFALGGFRANTTSSVLKGSGLSSSAALEVLIGTIFSTIFNDNLVSSTEIARIGQFAENHYFGKPCGLMDQIACANGGIVAIDFKDPEKPVISPVKYDFHRAGYSLMVVDTGGNHADLTPEYAAIPDEMRSVAAVFGQEVCRDVEEKRVLESISELRTKTGDRAILRSLHFYNDNKRVLAMLKALRSNQIDEYLTQVNRSGHSSFCFLQNAYPGKAPREQGISLALALTEEFLGENGACRVHGGGFAGTIQTYVPNKKAELYQNYMSTFFGEGSVTPLRIRPLPSMQILE from the coding sequence ATGAAAAAATCCGAAATTCTGAATCAAGTGGAAAATGGAAAACTGAACCCTCTGTTCGAGGAACTCTACGGTCCTGAGGATCTTGATTGGCAGAAAAACCGCTGGGGAGATCTTGTTAAGAAACATGAAGCCCTTTATGGAGAACAGGATATCCGTCTTTTCAGCACACCCGGTAGAACAGAACTGGGAGGCAATCATACAGACCATAACAGAGGCAGAGTTCTGGCCGGATCGATCAACCTGGATACCATTGCCGCTGTGTCTCTCACAGGAGACGACAACATCACAATAGATTCAGAGGGTTATCCTCCGGTGAGAGTTGATATTTCCGACCTCTGGGTTCATGAAGATGAAAAAGGGAAAACCGAGGCCCTGGTCAGGGGGATCGCCGCCTACTTTAAGGAAAGAGGATTTGCCCTGGGTGGATTCAGAGCCAATACGACGAGTTCGGTCCTCAAGGGGTCAGGCCTCAGTTCATCTGCCGCCCTAGAAGTTCTGATTGGAACTATTTTCAGCACCATTTTCAACGATAATTTGGTCAGCTCTACTGAAATTGCCAGGATTGGACAGTTTGCTGAAAATCACTATTTCGGAAAACCCTGCGGTCTTATGGACCAGATTGCCTGCGCCAATGGCGGCATTGTCGCCATTGATTTTAAAGATCCGGAGAAGCCGGTTATCAGCCCTGTAAAATATGACTTTCACCGAGCGGGATATTCCTTGATGGTTGTGGATACTGGAGGAAACCATGCCGATCTGACTCCAGAATATGCAGCCATACCCGATGAAATGCGGTCTGTTGCTGCTGTTTTCGGTCAGGAGGTTTGCCGTGATGTGGAGGAAAAAAGAGTACTGGAATCCATCAGTGAATTAAGAACCAAAACAGGCGACAGGGCCATCCTGAGATCCCTTCATTTTTATAACGACAACAAGAGAGTCTTAGCCATGCTGAAAGCCCTGAGGTCTAATCAGATCGATGAATATTTGACACAGGTAAACAGATCAGGTCACTCTTCCTTCTGTTTCCTGCAGAATGCTTATCCTGGAAAAGCCCCCCGGGAACAGGGCATTAGCCTTGCACTAGCCTTGACAGAAGAGTTTCTGGGTGAAAATGGAGCCTGTCGTGTTCATGGAGGGGGATTTGCCGGTACCATTCAAACCTATGTTCCCAATAAAAAAGCTGAGCTCTATCAAAACTATATGAGCACTTTTTTCGGAGAGGGATCTGTCACCCCTTTAAGAATAAGACCTCTTCCCTCTATGCAGATCTTGGAGTGA
- a CDS encoding LacI family DNA-binding transcriptional regulator: MSGKNNRDKVAALAGVSSATVSRVYNNPERVSESRRKSVLDAAKALGYSPDKSASALRRRGTGQVSLVRFEKKDRPWYWGDFPASKWFFTDALTGILPVVDSSMFRLNLKTLRSPDDVERIRWEKECDGVLFYDVDEKTEAQAAQRMNVPAVLSHHTSQFRMNHCVTTDNFEGGRLASSHLKEAGYSHPVYISYLPEAIIPNRDRYRGFCSGWGQDIHQIITDPGKEGGYNAALSILGDLKSGRIDCIAVVNDMTAIGVIQCLQDHKLKPGKDLGLIGYDNMPLNYVLPFRMATVDLQPSLIYEEAAKMLLEIIADPERKATTKTILPLLIPGDTV, translated from the coding sequence ATGAGCGGGAAAAATAACCGGGACAAAGTAGCAGCCCTGGCCGGGGTCAGCAGTGCCACAGTTTCCAGGGTCTATAATAATCCCGAAAGAGTGTCTGAATCTAGAAGAAAGTCTGTCCTGGATGCGGCAAAGGCATTGGGTTATTCTCCGGATAAATCTGCCAGTGCTCTCAGGCGGCGAGGCACGGGCCAGGTTAGTCTTGTCCGGTTTGAAAAAAAGGACCGACCCTGGTATTGGGGGGATTTTCCCGCTTCCAAATGGTTTTTTACAGATGCATTGACGGGAATCCTCCCCGTTGTGGATTCCTCTATGTTCCGGCTGAATTTAAAAACTCTGAGATCTCCGGATGATGTGGAACGGATCAGGTGGGAGAAGGAGTGTGATGGTGTTTTGTTTTATGATGTGGATGAAAAAACAGAAGCCCAAGCAGCTCAGAGGATGAATGTCCCGGCAGTTCTTTCCCACCATACCTCCCAGTTTAGGATGAATCACTGTGTTACAACGGATAATTTTGAGGGAGGTCGTCTTGCATCGAGCCATCTAAAAGAGGCCGGATACAGCCATCCCGTTTATATCTCCTACCTCCCGGAGGCCATCATCCCAAATCGCGACCGCTACAGGGGATTCTGTAGCGGGTGGGGACAAGATATTCATCAAATCATTACAGATCCCGGTAAAGAAGGGGGATACAATGCGGCTCTGTCTATCCTGGGAGATCTCAAATCCGGGCGGATTGACTGTATTGCCGTTGTCAATGACATGACCGCAATTGGGGTCATTCAGTGCCTGCAGGATCACAAGCTCAAACCCGGGAAGGATCTCGGGCTCATCGGATACGATAATATGCCTCTCAATTATGTTCTGCCTTTTCGGATGGCCACAGTGGACCTTCAACCGTCACTCATTTACGAAGAGGCTGCCAAAATGCTCTTGGAAATCATAGCTGATCCCGAGAGAAAGGCTACCACAAAGACGATCCTCCCACTCCTGATACCAGGGGACACTGTCTAG
- a CDS encoding diphosphate--fructose-6-phosphate 1-phosphotransferase: MSTLSPLQKARYAYQPKLPAVLQGDIKDITCELGEPTQAISDQEELKSLFANTYGNPIARFVKGNNPKAGEKINIGVILSGGQAPGGHNVIAGIFDGLKKSNPESKLYGFLGGPAGIMKDNLVEIDDELMDAYRNTGGFDIIGSGRDKLETEAQFEQSLATCKKHDISGVVIIGGDDSNTNGAVLAEYFAAKDAGITVIGCPKTIDGDLKNEYIETSFGFDTATKTYSELIGNIEKDANSAKKYWHFIKLMGRSASHIGLECALQTQPNICIISEEVEAKKMTLKQVVDQVADVIVKRAEKGLNFGVALIPEGLIEFIPEVGALISELNDKMAHHADYFSSLKTLEDQQEWLNQQLSKDSSYVFSALPRSIQEQLLMDRDPHGNVQVSRIETEKLLIEMVGHKLAQMKLEKKFNGSFNALAHFFGYEGRCAFPSNFDADYCYTLGYSAFILMSHKLTGYISNVASLQKPADQWVPGGCPLTMMMNMERRHGSMKPVIKKALVELDGAPFKAFAAQRDQWAIETSFTFPGAIQYYGPDEVCNQPTETLKHEKA, translated from the coding sequence ATGAGTACTTTATCACCTCTCCAGAAGGCACGTTATGCCTATCAACCAAAATTGCCTGCAGTTCTACAGGGAGACATCAAAGACATCACCTGTGAGTTGGGAGAACCCACCCAGGCTATTTCCGATCAGGAAGAACTTAAAAGCCTATTTGCCAATACCTACGGCAACCCCATTGCCCGTTTTGTTAAAGGAAACAACCCTAAGGCGGGAGAAAAGATCAACATAGGCGTGATCCTCTCCGGTGGTCAGGCTCCCGGCGGTCACAATGTCATAGCCGGAATTTTTGACGGCCTCAAAAAATCCAACCCCGAATCCAAACTCTACGGATTTCTGGGAGGACCTGCAGGAATCATGAAAGACAATCTTGTAGAAATTGATGATGAATTGATGGATGCCTATAGAAATACCGGAGGATTTGACATTATCGGATCAGGCCGGGATAAGCTGGAAACAGAAGCTCAGTTTGAGCAGTCCCTGGCCACCTGTAAAAAACATGACATCAGCGGTGTTGTCATCATTGGTGGTGATGACTCCAACACAAATGGGGCTGTTCTGGCCGAATACTTTGCAGCGAAAGACGCGGGGATTACAGTAATCGGTTGCCCCAAAACTATCGATGGTGACTTAAAAAATGAATACATCGAAACTTCTTTTGGTTTTGACACTGCCACAAAGACCTATTCCGAACTGATAGGAAACATCGAAAAAGACGCTAACTCTGCCAAAAAATACTGGCATTTTATCAAACTAATGGGAAGAAGTGCGTCCCATATCGGCCTGGAATGCGCCCTGCAGACCCAGCCTAATATCTGCATCATCTCCGAAGAAGTGGAAGCCAAAAAAATGACACTGAAGCAGGTGGTAGATCAGGTTGCCGACGTCATCGTTAAAAGAGCCGAAAAAGGATTGAACTTCGGAGTCGCCCTGATTCCAGAAGGTCTCATTGAATTCATTCCCGAAGTGGGCGCCCTTATATCCGAGCTGAATGACAAAATGGCTCACCACGCAGACTATTTTTCAAGTCTAAAAACTCTTGAGGACCAACAGGAATGGCTGAATCAGCAGCTCAGCAAAGACTCTTCTTATGTTTTTTCCGCTCTGCCCAGATCCATCCAGGAACAGCTTCTCATGGACAGAGACCCTCATGGAAACGTCCAGGTTTCACGGATAGAAACAGAAAAACTTCTCATAGAAATGGTAGGACATAAACTGGCTCAAATGAAACTGGAAAAAAAGTTTAATGGCAGTTTCAATGCTCTGGCACACTTCTTCGGTTATGAAGGACGCTGTGCTTTCCCCTCTAATTTTGACGCAGACTACTGCTATACACTGGGTTATTCTGCTTTTATCCTGATGTCTCATAAATTAACCGGATATATTTCCAATGTTGCCAGTCTTCAGAAACCTGCCGACCAGTGGGTTCCTGGCGGATGTCCTCTCACAATGATGATGAACATGGAAAGAAGACACGGTTCAATGAAGCCTGTTATCAAAAAAGCTCTGGTAGAACTCGATGGAGCTCCTTTCAAGGCCTTTGCGGCTCAAAGAGACCAGTGGGCCATAGAAACATCCTTCACCTTCCCCGGTGCCATTCAGTACTACGGACCCGATGAAGTTTGTAACCAACCCACCGAAACTCTGAAACATGAAAAAGCCTAA
- a CDS encoding FprA family A-type flavoprotein: MKSVEITKDVYRLGVNIEPGNLFEGIWSIPDGTSINSYVVRGDKTAVIDLTQDKDDFPRSISSQMDEIGVNADNIDFIIINHMEPDHTGWLKDFRSKNAEMMIYCSKKAVPLIKEFCGIVENVHAIEDGETLELGQGKTLQFFDTPNIHWPETMMTYLIEDQILFSCDAFGSYGEVDDTAVFDDQLSDDQHEFFEKEALRYYANIVASFSTFVERGLKKLSELQIKMICPSHGIIWRENPSVIVERYARFASYMKGPACPEITVIWGSMYGNTAKLVSEVIKGIRSEKVPVHQYRVPEDDIGFILADAWKSAGIVLGMPTYEYKMFPPMAHVIDDFNRKKVQNKKAFRFGSYGWSGGAEKELGTATENLKWEFLESVEWQGAPGEEEMKLAYQRGKELAVLVKEFAGKNCE, translated from the coding sequence GTGAAATCTGTTGAAATAACCAAGGATGTTTACCGATTGGGAGTTAACATCGAACCGGGGAATCTATTCGAAGGAATATGGTCCATTCCGGATGGTACATCCATCAATTCCTATGTTGTAAGAGGCGACAAAACTGCCGTGATCGATCTTACCCAGGACAAGGATGATTTTCCACGGAGTATAAGCTCTCAGATGGATGAAATCGGTGTTAACGCTGATAATATAGATTTTATTATCATCAATCATATGGAACCAGATCATACGGGCTGGCTGAAGGATTTCAGATCCAAAAATGCGGAAATGATGATTTACTGTAGTAAGAAGGCTGTCCCCCTGATCAAAGAGTTTTGTGGCATTGTCGAAAATGTCCATGCCATTGAGGATGGAGAGACTCTTGAATTGGGTCAGGGAAAGACTCTTCAGTTTTTTGACACCCCCAATATTCACTGGCCTGAAACGATGATGACCTATCTTATTGAAGATCAGATTCTTTTTTCCTGTGATGCCTTCGGTTCCTATGGGGAAGTGGATGATACTGCTGTTTTTGATGACCAACTTTCTGATGACCAGCATGAATTCTTTGAAAAGGAAGCTCTTCGCTATTATGCCAACATAGTGGCATCATTTTCTACTTTTGTTGAACGGGGACTCAAGAAGCTCAGTGAGCTTCAAATCAAGATGATCTGTCCCTCCCATGGAATTATATGGAGAGAAAATCCTTCTGTCATTGTAGAACGGTATGCTCGTTTTGCCTCTTACATGAAGGGTCCCGCCTGTCCTGAGATAACGGTTATCTGGGGATCCATGTATGGAAATACTGCCAAACTTGTTTCCGAGGTCATCAAGGGGATCAGGAGTGAGAAAGTTCCCGTTCATCAGTACAGGGTTCCAGAAGATGATATCGGCTTCATCCTGGCAGATGCTTGGAAATCTGCGGGTATTGTCCTGGGTATGCCAACCTATGAGTACAAGATGTTTCCCCCCATGGCTCATGTCATTGATGACTTCAATCGCAAGAAAGTCCAGAATAAGAAGGCTTTTCGATTTGGTTCCTACGGCTGGTCCGGTGGAGCAGAAAAAGAACTGGGGACCGCAACAGAAAATCTCAAATGGGAATTTCTGGAATCCGTAGAGTGGCAGGGTGCCCCTGGAGAAGAAGAAATGAAGTTGGCATATCAGCGTGGGAAGGAGCTGGCTGTTCTTGTAAAAGAGTTCGCCGGTAAGAACTGCGAATAA
- a CDS encoding YaiI/YqxD family protein, whose amino-acid sequence MTVWIDGDSCPKQVRDIINTRCINEKIQVHYVANSSLPLPESPYISMILTSNAPDSADDYILEHSRQGDLILTRDIPLASALVKKRLVVMNDRGNLFTKDNVSERLAQRDFMQMMREAGIGQDKGKNYGPKEVKAFAACFDRELVRMLREERFAKAART is encoded by the coding sequence ATGACTGTTTGGATTGATGGTGATTCCTGCCCTAAACAGGTCCGAGATATAATCAATACCCGTTGTATCAATGAGAAAATACAAGTTCACTATGTCGCGAATAGCAGTCTTCCTCTGCCTGAATCTCCCTATATTTCCATGATTCTCACCTCCAATGCCCCGGATAGTGCGGACGATTACATCCTTGAGCATTCCCGGCAGGGAGATCTTATCCTGACAAGGGATATACCCCTGGCATCGGCACTTGTAAAAAAACGTCTGGTTGTTATGAATGACCGGGGAAATCTTTTCACAAAAGACAATGTGAGTGAACGTTTGGCTCAAAGGGATTTTATGCAGATGATGAGAGAAGCCGGAATTGGACAGGATAAGGGGAAAAATTACGGGCCAAAGGAAGTCAAAGCCTTTGCCGCCTGTTTTGATAGAGAACTCGTTAGAATGCTTCGTGAAGAGAGATTTGCCAAGGCTGCCCGAACCTGA
- a CDS encoding UDP-glucose--hexose-1-phosphate uridylyltransferase translates to MADKIDLKEQPHRRLNPLTKEWIKVSPHRTKRPWNGQVEKPMLDKKPAFDPACYLCPGNERAGGHKNPDYKGTFVFENDFAALLKDTPQSELNDGLFQAKSERGLCKVICFSPRHDLTISLMNLQEVTAVVKTWQKEFTDLGKLDYINHVQIFENRGSVMGCSNPHPHGQIWAEEIIPDIPATEQKNQKEYLKKNGTSLLTDYVASELEKKERIIFENDSFAALVPFWAVWPFETMILPKRQMRNIIEMNEKESTDLADALKRMGTRFDNLFQTSFPYSMGLHQAPTDGEDHEEWHFHIHYYPPLLRSATVKKFMVGYEMLGMPQRDITAEGSAARLRDCSEEHYTLTIGA, encoded by the coding sequence ATGGCTGACAAGATCGATTTAAAGGAACAACCTCACCGCCGGCTCAACCCCCTCACAAAAGAGTGGATCAAGGTGTCCCCCCACAGGACCAAGAGACCCTGGAACGGCCAGGTGGAAAAACCCATGCTTGATAAAAAACCGGCATTTGATCCTGCTTGCTATCTCTGTCCTGGAAACGAAAGAGCCGGAGGGCATAAGAATCCGGATTATAAGGGGACCTTTGTCTTTGAAAATGATTTTGCCGCCCTATTGAAGGACACTCCCCAATCTGAGTTAAACGACGGACTGTTCCAGGCTAAATCCGAAAGAGGACTCTGCAAGGTCATCTGTTTCTCCCCCCGGCATGATCTAACAATTTCACTGATGAACCTTCAGGAGGTCACAGCGGTTGTCAAAACCTGGCAAAAGGAGTTTACAGACTTAGGCAAACTGGATTACATCAACCATGTCCAAATCTTTGAAAACAGAGGATCCGTCATGGGATGTTCGAACCCCCATCCTCACGGCCAGATTTGGGCAGAAGAGATCATTCCGGATATTCCCGCCACTGAACAAAAGAACCAAAAGGAATACTTGAAGAAAAATGGAACCAGCCTCTTAACAGACTATGTCGCATCAGAGCTTGAAAAAAAAGAGCGTATTATCTTCGAAAATGACAGCTTTGCGGCTCTCGTACCTTTCTGGGCCGTCTGGCCTTTTGAAACCATGATCCTCCCCAAGAGACAGATGCGAAATATAATTGAAATGAATGAAAAGGAAAGTACTGATCTGGCCGATGCCCTCAAGAGGATGGGAACGCGTTTTGACAACCTCTTCCAGACAAGTTTTCCCTACTCCATGGGCCTTCATCAAGCACCCACAGATGGTGAAGACCATGAAGAATGGCATTTTCACATTCACTACTACCCGCCGCTACTCCGTTCTGCCACGGTGAAAAAGTTCATGGTGGGATATGAGATGCTGGGCATGCCTCAACGGGATATCACGGCTGAAGGCAGTGCGGCCCGTCTAAGAGACTGCTCTGAAGAGCACTATACATTGACAATAGGAGCCTAA